The DNA region TCATTCTGCTAGTTTGCATAAGTTTGGATTTTGGATTATTTACAATTAAGACAACACAAAATAATTTTACCCTACTTTTGTAATTAAATTTTTTAATTTTTAGCTCCAAATTAATTTTAGTTTATGGATAAAAACACTAGTAATCTTTGTGAAGATGCACAGTTTAATGCCTTCTATTTAAAACACATACAAGCTGCTAGCAATTTTGCTTACTACAAATGTGGCGATAGTGATAATGCTTTAGATATTGTGCAAGATGCATTTTCTAAAATTTGGGAAAATTGTTCTAAAATTGAATTTGAAAAAGCAAAAACCTATCTTTTTACAACAGTAAATAATCTGTTTTTAAATAAAGTAAAACACGAAAAAGTGGTTTTAGAATACGCTAAAGCAACACCTTATATTGATCAAACCAATCAAAACCCAGAATATTTATTAGAAGAAGAACAGTTTAAACAAAAGCTACAACAAGCAATCGCTTTATTAACCGATGCACAAAGAGAAGTTTTTTTATTAAATAGAATTGAAGGAAAAAAATATCGTGAGATTGCAGAACTATTAGATATTTCTCAAAAAGCAGTTGAAAAACGTATGTCTGGCGCGTTAAAAACACTTCGTGAAAAAATTGAAAACATATAAAGGTAGGGTAAAACAACAGTTAATTGTCTTATAATTGAAATGGAAGAAAATAACAACATATTAAAATGGTTTAATAACGATCTTTCTAAATCTGAAGAAGAGTCGTTAAAGCAATCTAAAGCGTTGGATGACACTTTACTTAAAATTGAACATTATAGTAAACACCTAAATGCTCCAGAAGTAGATGCAAACAATGCTTTATCGCAATTTAAATCGCGACAACTTAAAAAGAAAGACACTAAAGTTAGAGCATTAAATTATAAATTAATTTATCGTGTTGCAGCAATGCTAACCATAATGCTTTGCGCCTCATATTTCATATTTTTTAATAATACTGTTGACTATAAAACTGATATAGCCCAAACGCAAAATCTAACATTACCAGACCAATCTGAAGTCATACTAAATGCAAAATCAAAACTTAGTTACAACAAAAAGAATTGGGATAACAA from Mesoflavibacter profundi includes:
- a CDS encoding RNA polymerase sigma factor, producing MDKNTSNLCEDAQFNAFYLKHIQAASNFAYYKCGDSDNALDIVQDAFSKIWENCSKIEFEKAKTYLFTTVNNLFLNKVKHEKVVLEYAKATPYIDQTNQNPEYLLEEEQFKQKLQQAIALLTDAQREVFLLNRIEGKKYREIAELLDISQKAVEKRMSGALKTLREKIENI